In Halorhabdus rudnickae, the following proteins share a genomic window:
- a CDS encoding dolichol kinase, translating into MIDGALERLDDEIARRLVHASTSAVPLSYVFIEAVSWQVVQVFLGLAVLGAFGLEIVRLYVGLDWAIFDRLTRSYEQENFAGYFLGAFGLAIVAFAFTPPGSDHLVAGLTESTAAVPAMLMLTIADPFSGLLGSGELRPAKQTWVLLATFGLSTLLAAPFVPTLPAVLGGIATTVADGIKPVVRGYVIDDNLTIPITAAVTMHLAVEFLTALPL; encoded by the coding sequence GTGATCGACGGCGCGCTCGAGCGGCTCGACGACGAGATCGCCCGGCGACTCGTTCACGCGAGCACAAGCGCCGTCCCGCTGTCGTACGTCTTCATAGAAGCAGTGTCCTGGCAGGTCGTACAGGTGTTTCTCGGGCTGGCCGTACTGGGTGCGTTCGGTCTCGAAATCGTCCGTCTGTACGTAGGCTTAGACTGGGCGATCTTCGACCGACTTACCCGGAGTTACGAACAGGAGAACTTCGCGGGGTACTTCCTGGGCGCGTTCGGGCTCGCCATCGTCGCCTTTGCGTTCACGCCGCCGGGATCCGACCACCTTGTAGCAGGGCTCACCGAGTCAACCGCAGCGGTGCCGGCAATGTTGATGTTGACGATCGCCGACCCCTTCAGCGGGCTGCTCGGTTCTGGCGAACTCCGACCAGCCAAGCAGACGTGGGTACTGCTTGCGACGTTCGGCCTCAGCACGTTGCTGGCCGCGCCGTTCGTACCGACACTGCCGGCGGTGCTGGGCGGGATCGCCACGACGGTCGCAGACGGGATCAAACCGGTCGTACGAGGATACGTCATCGACGACAACCTGACGATTCCGATCACCGCGGCGGTGACGATGCACCTGGCCGTCGAATTCCTCACGGCGCTCCCACTGTAG
- the glyS gene encoding glycine--tRNA ligase has translation MTQVSAEQLVELAKRRGFFLQSAGAYGGVSGFYTFGPQGAALKRNIEDTWRERFAIQEGHMEVDAPTVLPEPVFEASGHLDGFDDMLVECPECGESHRADHIVEDDPATGIEEAESLAPERVEEVIAEYELTCPTCGTGLAGQAIEQFNLMFETNIGPGSSSPGYLRPETAQGIFIEFPQLAEYARNQLPFGVTQIGRAYRNEISPRKSLLRVREFSQAELELFVDPEEDEPDLSSVADVRARFYPAEAQDRADGDVIETTIGEAVAEGIVADPWIAYYLGVAAEWYQRIGLDMDRFRFRQHRPGELAHYSEDCWDAEGDVSDPGDEPDWIELGGFAYRSDYDLSKHDAHSEEDFTVFKQYDEPVTVEKPTVDPDMSYLGPEFGGSAGDVADALAELAESDPDAFEGEEVTVEVDDESYTVPVEKTGFAIEEITESGEHVTPHVVEPSLGIDRALYTALDHSYREDEIDGEERTYLALPPEVAPTTVGVFPLMDKDGLGERARELAATLRDAGLSVAYDDSGAIGRRYRRQDEIGTPYCVTVDYDTLEDGTVTIRDRDSTAQRRVAVDDLAATIDALVAGEDDFEDR, from the coding sequence ATGACCCAGGTCAGCGCCGAGCAGCTGGTCGAACTAGCCAAGCGCCGCGGGTTCTTCTTGCAATCGGCCGGCGCCTACGGCGGCGTCTCGGGCTTCTATACGTTCGGTCCGCAGGGAGCCGCCCTCAAACGCAACATCGAGGACACCTGGCGCGAGCGCTTCGCCATCCAGGAGGGCCACATGGAGGTCGACGCACCGACCGTCCTGCCCGAGCCCGTCTTCGAAGCCTCGGGCCACCTCGACGGCTTCGACGACATGCTCGTCGAGTGTCCCGAGTGCGGGGAGTCCCATCGGGCCGATCACATCGTCGAAGACGACCCGGCGACCGGGATCGAAGAAGCCGAGTCACTGGCCCCCGAGCGCGTCGAAGAGGTCATCGCCGAGTACGAACTCACGTGCCCGACCTGCGGGACGGGACTGGCCGGCCAGGCCATCGAGCAGTTCAACCTGATGTTCGAGACCAATATCGGCCCGGGTTCGTCCTCGCCTGGCTACCTGCGTCCCGAAACGGCCCAGGGGATCTTTATCGAATTCCCGCAACTCGCCGAGTACGCCCGCAACCAGCTTCCCTTCGGCGTGACCCAGATCGGCCGGGCCTACCGCAACGAGATCAGCCCCCGGAAGTCACTGCTTCGCGTGCGGGAGTTCAGCCAGGCCGAACTCGAACTGTTCGTCGACCCCGAAGAAGACGAACCGGACCTCTCGTCGGTGGCCGACGTCCGAGCACGGTTTTACCCGGCCGAAGCACAGGACCGCGCGGACGGCGACGTCATCGAGACCACGATCGGCGAGGCCGTCGCCGAGGGGATCGTTGCCGACCCCTGGATCGCGTACTATCTGGGCGTCGCCGCCGAGTGGTACCAGCGCATCGGCCTGGACATGGATCGCTTCCGGTTCCGCCAGCACCGTCCGGGAGAACTGGCCCACTACTCCGAGGACTGCTGGGACGCCGAGGGCGACGTCAGCGACCCCGGAGACGAACCGGACTGGATCGAACTCGGCGGGTTCGCTTATCGGTCCGATTACGACCTCTCGAAACACGACGCTCACTCCGAGGAGGACTTCACCGTCTTCAAGCAGTACGACGAACCCGTTACCGTCGAGAAGCCGACCGTCGATCCGGACATGAGCTACCTCGGGCCGGAGTTCGGCGGAAGCGCCGGGGACGTGGCCGACGCGCTGGCCGAGTTGGCCGAGTCAGATCCCGATGCCTTCGAAGGCGAGGAAGTCACGGTCGAAGTCGACGACGAGTCCTACACCGTTCCAGTCGAGAAGACGGGTTTCGCCATCGAGGAGATCACCGAATCCGGCGAGCACGTCACGCCCCACGTCGTCGAGCCGTCACTGGGTATCGACCGGGCGCTCTATACTGCGCTGGATCACTCCTATCGCGAGGACGAGATCGACGGCGAGGAGCGGACGTATCTTGCACTCCCCCCGGAAGTCGCGCCGACGACCGTCGGTGTCTTCCCGCTGATGGACAAGGACGGCCTGGGCGAGCGCGCTCGCGAACTCGCCGCCACGTTGCGCGACGCCGGGTTGTCCGTGGCCTACGACGACTCCGGCGCGATCGGTCGGCGGTACCGGAGGCAAGACGAGATCGGAACGCCGTACTGCGTGACCGTCGACTACGACACGCTCGAAGACGGAACAGTGACGATCCGGGATCGGGATAGCACCGCACAGCGGCGGGTCGCGGTCGACGATCTCGCGGCGACGATCGACGCGCTGGTCGCCGGCGAAGACGACTTCGAGGACCGCTAA
- a CDS encoding DEAD/DEAH box helicase, which translates to MATTDAAGEFVDRPLVEPGVLQRREYQLQLAETARSAHTLVCLPTGLGKTTVSLLVTAHRLQEAGGKSLLLAPTKPLVQQHADFYREALTIDDEEIVVFTGEVKPDDRSELWEEATVVIATPQVVENDILGSRIDLSAVTHCTFDECHRASGEYPYTFIAERYHAEAEEPLVTGMSASPGDDEEAILQVCANLGIREVKVMTEDDADVAEYTHQTSVDWERVELPEPVVEIRDAIQDVIKERMTQLKELGVTSKTQPDVSEREIRKIQAKIQELMDADQSEGYQGMSLLAEVRKLRTAVTYAETQSVESLRRYLERLKNAARSSGASKADQRLVSEPKVREAVRKAENFDDLHPKFRRTRMLIAETLGINDGERVIVFTESRDTAETLTDFLGEHFDTRKFVGQSDTDGSDGMTQTQQQETLDAFRAGDFEVLVSTSVAEEGLDVPEVDLVLFYEPVPTAIRSIQRKGRTGRQTEGAVVVLIAEDTRDEAYFWKSRQDEKRMEEELRSLKDVTGEIESRLDEQVDLTTFDGDKDNADATADDDSHKGTKSRDGAGESDPSDENTATSDTDGQTGLDAFAPTGDDAVESASDDGDEDDGRVSDGTVATAGSEEGSEIVIDQRELDSAIGRDLARREGIETRLETLQVGDYVLSDRVIVERKTVSDFLDTLTGGDRSVFEQVKDDARYYDRPVVILEGEGLYEKRNVHPNAIRGALASLAVDFGASVLRTADEDGTADLLATIATREQETADREISVHGEKQSKTLAEQQEYVVASIADVGPVTAQALLEEFRTVEAVMAANEDDLLEVDGVGEVTAERIREVIGSEYEG; encoded by the coding sequence ATGGCGACGACCGACGCCGCCGGCGAGTTCGTCGACCGCCCGCTCGTCGAGCCGGGCGTCCTCCAGCGCCGCGAGTACCAGCTCCAGCTGGCCGAAACGGCCCGCTCGGCCCACACGCTGGTCTGTCTCCCGACTGGGCTGGGCAAAACGACCGTCAGCCTCCTGGTGACCGCACACCGCTTACAGGAGGCCGGCGGCAAATCTCTCTTGCTCGCGCCGACGAAACCGCTGGTCCAGCAACACGCCGACTTCTATCGGGAAGCCCTGACGATTGACGACGAGGAGATTGTCGTCTTCACCGGGGAGGTCAAACCGGACGACCGTTCCGAATTGTGGGAGGAAGCGACGGTCGTCATCGCCACACCTCAGGTCGTCGAGAACGACATCCTGGGCTCGCGGATCGACCTCTCGGCCGTGACCCACTGCACGTTCGACGAGTGTCACCGCGCCAGCGGCGAGTACCCCTACACGTTCATCGCCGAACGCTACCACGCCGAGGCCGAGGAGCCCCTTGTCACGGGCATGAGCGCCTCGCCCGGCGACGACGAGGAAGCGATCCTCCAGGTGTGTGCCAACCTCGGCATCCGCGAGGTCAAGGTAATGACCGAAGACGACGCCGACGTGGCCGAGTATACCCACCAGACCAGCGTCGACTGGGAGCGCGTCGAGTTGCCCGAGCCGGTCGTCGAGATCCGCGACGCGATCCAGGACGTGATCAAAGAGCGGATGACCCAGCTGAAGGAACTCGGCGTCACCTCGAAAACGCAACCCGATGTCTCCGAACGCGAGATCCGCAAGATCCAGGCCAAAATCCAGGAGTTGATGGATGCAGACCAGTCGGAGGGCTACCAGGGGATGAGCCTGCTGGCGGAAGTCCGGAAGCTCCGGACGGCCGTGACCTACGCCGAGACCCAGAGCGTCGAGTCGCTGCGACGGTATCTCGAACGCCTGAAAAACGCCGCCCGCTCCTCGGGTGCCTCGAAAGCCGACCAGCGGCTCGTCAGCGAGCCGAAAGTCCGGGAAGCAGTCCGGAAAGCTGAGAACTTCGACGATCTGCACCCGAAATTCAGACGGACCCGGATGTTGATCGCCGAGACCCTGGGGATCAACGACGGCGAGCGTGTCATCGTCTTCACCGAGTCCCGCGATACTGCCGAGACGCTGACGGACTTCCTGGGCGAACACTTCGACACCCGGAAGTTCGTCGGTCAAAGCGACACCGACGGCAGCGACGGGATGACCCAGACCCAACAACAGGAGACCCTCGACGCGTTCCGGGCCGGCGACTTCGAGGTGCTAGTCTCGACTAGCGTCGCCGAGGAAGGGCTGGACGTCCCCGAAGTCGATCTGGTACTGTTCTACGAGCCCGTCCCGACGGCTATCCGGTCGATCCAGCGCAAGGGCCGGACCGGCCGCCAGACCGAAGGGGCCGTGGTCGTGCTGATCGCCGAAGACACCCGCGACGAGGCTTATTTCTGGAAGTCCCGCCAGGACGAGAAGCGCATGGAGGAAGAACTCCGGTCGCTGAAGGACGTCACTGGCGAGATCGAATCGCGCCTTGACGAACAGGTCGATCTGACGACCTTCGACGGCGACAAAGACAATGCTGACGCCACCGCGGATGACGATTCCCACAAAGGTACTAAATCGCGAGACGGGGCTGGTGAGAGTGATCCGAGTGACGAAAATACCGCCACGAGCGACACCGACGGCCAGACTGGCCTGGACGCGTTCGCACCGACCGGTGACGATGCGGTCGAGTCAGCCAGTGACGACGGAGACGAAGACGACGGGAGGGTGTCAGACGGAACGGTCGCCACCGCCGGAAGCGAGGAGGGGAGCGAAATCGTCATCGACCAGCGTGAACTCGACAGCGCAATCGGCCGTGACCTCGCACGCCGCGAGGGTATCGAAACACGCCTCGAGACGCTACAAGTCGGCGACTACGTGCTCTCGGATCGCGTCATCGTCGAACGAAAGACGGTCTCGGACTTCCTTGACACGCTGACGGGTGGCGACCGATCGGTCTTCGAGCAGGTCAAAGACGACGCTCGCTATTACGACCGGCCAGTCGTGATCTTGGAAGGCGAGGGACTCTACGAGAAGCGCAACGTCCACCCCAACGCGATCCGAGGTGCACTGGCGTCGCTGGCGGTCGACTTCGGCGCGAGCGTCCTCCGGACCGCGGACGAAGACGGGACTGCTGATCTGCTGGCGACGATCGCGACCCGCGAGCAGGAGACGGCCGATCGGGAGATCAGCGTCCACGGCGAGAAGCAATCGAAGACGCTGGCCGAACAGCAGGAGTACGTCGTCGCCTCGATCGCCGACGTCGGGCCGGTGACTGCCCAGGCCTTACTCGAGGAGTTCCGGACGGTCGAAGCGGTGATGGCCGCCAACGAAGACGACCTGCTCGAAGTCGATGGGGTCGGCGAAGTGACAGCGGAACGTATCCGCGAAGTCATCGGGAGCGAGTACGAGGGGTGA
- a CDS encoding CBS domain-containing protein yields the protein MNVADVMTPREDVVTVDIPGTRDDVLEYLQEREFSSVPVVKETDDGEEFRGIVTRDALIEHPDEDQLALLVEEVPTTTAETTLQEVARTIISTGEPRIPVVDGHLEGIVTITDLIRAIAEGDVDDGDTSVGDLARRDVNCVYAETPLTVAERELSHADVPYGVVLDDDAEVCGMLTEVDVLTVAEVVEGEAETGESIANQDDEWMWEGIKAVGNSYMPTRNVEFPDEPVSEYMTGDLVTVSSRRTAQEAAQLLIRHDIEQVPLVSGDDLAGIVRDIDVLKALR from the coding sequence ATGAACGTCGCGGACGTCATGACGCCACGTGAAGACGTCGTCACGGTCGACATCCCGGGGACCAGAGACGACGTTCTGGAGTACTTACAGGAGCGGGAATTCTCGTCGGTGCCGGTCGTCAAAGAGACCGACGACGGCGAGGAATTCCGCGGGATCGTCACGCGGGACGCCCTGATCGAACACCCCGACGAGGACCAGCTGGCGTTGCTCGTCGAAGAGGTCCCGACGACCACGGCCGAGACGACTCTCCAGGAGGTAGCCCGGACGATCATCTCGACGGGTGAGCCCCGGATCCCCGTCGTCGATGGTCACCTCGAGGGAATCGTCACCATCACCGACCTCATCCGGGCGATCGCCGAGGGTGACGTCGACGACGGCGATACGTCCGTCGGCGACCTTGCCCGTCGGGACGTCAACTGTGTCTACGCCGAAACCCCGTTGACGGTCGCCGAGCGGGAACTCAGTCACGCTGACGTCCCATACGGGGTCGTCCTCGACGACGATGCGGAAGTGTGTGGCATGCTGACCGAGGTCGACGTACTGACGGTCGCCGAGGTCGTCGAGGGCGAAGCCGAGACCGGCGAATCCATCGCCAACCAGGACGACGAGTGGATGTGGGAAGGCATCAAGGCTGTCGGGAACAGCTACATGCCGACCCGGAACGTCGAGTTCCCCGACGAGCCCGTCAGCGAGTACATGACCGGGGACCTCGTGACAGTCAGCAGCCGCCGGACTGCACAGGAGGCGGCCCAATTGCTCATCCGCCACGACATCGAGCAGGTCCCGCTGGTATCGGGCGACGACCTCGCGGGTATCGTCCGCGACATCGACGTACTCAAAGCGCTACGATGA
- the argF gene encoding ornithine carbamoyltransferase, with amino-acid sequence MPRNVLDVDDLTSDELSAMLDRAAAIKAGEVAGTPLEDETLAMIFEKPSTRTRVSFETGMTKLGGHAIFLGPDDIHLGDSEPIKDTARAVSRYADAIMARLFDHADAEELAEYATVPVINGLTDDAHPCQTLADLLTIREEFGGFDEVRVAWVGDGNNVAQSFVLGAAMVDLELTVATPEGYGIDDDVLERAAEIGTAPETTHDPEAAVENADVIYTDVFVSMGEEDEREEKLDAFEEFQITTELLGDRTLMHCLPAHRGEEVTDDVIESDNAIVWDQAENRLHAQNGLLVWLAER; translated from the coding sequence ATGCCACGCAACGTACTCGATGTGGACGACCTGACGAGCGACGAACTATCGGCCATGCTCGACCGTGCGGCCGCGATCAAGGCCGGCGAGGTGGCGGGCACTCCCCTCGAAGACGAAACGCTCGCGATGATCTTCGAGAAGCCCTCGACCCGGACCCGGGTTTCCTTCGAGACGGGAATGACCAAACTCGGTGGTCACGCGATCTTTCTCGGACCGGATGACATCCACCTGGGGGACAGCGAGCCGATCAAGGATACCGCCCGGGCGGTCTCGCGGTATGCCGACGCGATCATGGCGCGGCTGTTCGACCACGCCGACGCTGAAGAGCTGGCCGAATACGCCACCGTCCCGGTCATCAACGGGTTGACCGACGACGCCCACCCCTGCCAGACGCTGGCAGACCTGCTGACGATCCGTGAGGAGTTCGGCGGTTTCGACGAGGTCAGAGTCGCGTGGGTCGGCGACGGCAACAACGTCGCCCAGTCGTTCGTCCTCGGTGCGGCAATGGTCGATCTCGAGTTGACCGTTGCGACGCCGGAGGGATACGGGATCGACGACGACGTGCTTGAACGGGCGGCAGAAATCGGGACCGCCCCCGAGACGACACACGATCCCGAGGCCGCCGTCGAAAACGCCGACGTGATCTACACGGATGTCTTCGTCAGCATGGGCGAAGAAGACGAACGCGAGGAGAAACTCGACGCCTTCGAGGAGTTCCAGATCACAACAGAGCTGCTCGGCGACCGTACGCTAATGCACTGTCTGCCGGCCCATCGCGGCGAAGAGGTCACCGACGACGTAATCGAGAGTGACAACGCCATCGTCTGGGACCAAGCGGAGAACCGGCTGCACGCCCAGAATGGATTGCTGGTGTGGTTGGCTGAGCGGTAA
- a CDS encoding [LysW]-lysine hydrolase, translating to MSATSVPTAEVSDETARKLLIDLVEIPSVSGDVAEAAEELVEFFEEHDREVWIDDVGNVRAPADDGVLLTSHIDTVPGDIPVRLEENDDGEEVLWGRGSVDAKGPLAAMAAVAVRTGASFAGVVGEEVDSTGGRYLVEDRDSEPDVVINGEPSGWDGITLGYRGLLGGTYVATSESGHSSRPENNAIQDAIDWWNRVEAEFAKDEWHPVFERVTCKPVDIDGGISGDGLSVETTLRVQLRVPPEYTTDEIRELADGHLRNGTVNWDDWVEPVMMSPRTEVARAFRAAIRKREGDPRLLRKTGTSDMNIYADDWDAQMVTYGPGDSDLDHAPDEHLPLPEYDRSVAVLDDVTTTLLEE from the coding sequence ATGAGCGCGACGAGCGTCCCGACCGCAGAAGTCTCGGACGAGACAGCCCGCAAGTTGCTAATCGACCTCGTCGAGATCCCGTCGGTCTCGGGCGACGTTGCGGAAGCCGCCGAGGAACTCGTGGAGTTCTTCGAGGAGCACGACCGGGAAGTCTGGATCGACGATGTTGGGAACGTCCGCGCACCCGCAGACGATGGCGTCCTCTTGACGTCCCACATTGACACTGTCCCGGGTGACATCCCCGTCAGACTGGAGGAGAACGATGATGGCGAAGAAGTGCTGTGGGGCCGTGGAAGCGTCGACGCCAAAGGGCCACTGGCGGCGATGGCCGCCGTCGCGGTCCGAACGGGTGCGAGCTTCGCCGGCGTCGTCGGCGAGGAAGTCGACTCGACCGGTGGTCGCTATCTGGTCGAGGACCGCGATAGCGAGCCCGACGTTGTCATCAATGGCGAACCGTCGGGTTGGGACGGAATCACGCTAGGTTATCGTGGCTTGCTGGGCGGTACCTACGTCGCCACAAGCGAGTCGGGGCACTCCTCACGGCCCGAGAACAACGCGATCCAGGACGCCATCGACTGGTGGAACCGCGTCGAAGCCGAGTTTGCCAAAGACGAGTGGCACCCGGTTTTCGAGCGGGTTACGTGCAAACCGGTGGACATCGACGGCGGGATCTCCGGGGACGGTCTCTCCGTGGAGACGACGCTGCGCGTGCAATTGCGGGTCCCGCCGGAATACACGACCGACGAGATCCGCGAGTTGGCGGACGGTCACCTCCGGAACGGCACGGTCAACTGGGACGACTGGGTCGAGCCGGTGATGATGAGTCCCCGGACAGAAGTCGCTCGGGCCTTTCGCGCAGCGATCCGGAAACGCGAGGGCGACCCGCGCCTGCTTCGCAAGACCGGCACCAGCGACATGAACATCTACGCCGACGACTGGGACGCCCAGATGGTGACATACGGCCCCGGCGACTCGGATCTGGATCACGCCCCCGACGAACACCTGCCGCTACCGGAGTACGATCGCTCGGTGGCGGTGCTTGACGACGTCACCACGACCCTCCTGGAGGAGTAA
- a CDS encoding DUF7556 family protein, whose protein sequence is MSQEPDALAADSRSDGEVMASIDEGEADVFVIADVTRDGAYLSTPLSEAATLSAWR, encoded by the coding sequence ATGTCGCAAGAGCCCGACGCGCTCGCGGCAGACAGTCGATCGGACGGCGAAGTCATGGCCTCGATCGACGAGGGCGAAGCGGACGTCTTCGTCATCGCGGACGTCACACGCGATGGGGCGTATCTGTCGACGCCGCTCTCGGAAGCGGCGACGCTGTCGGCGTGGCGATAG
- a CDS encoding NAD(P)-dependent oxidoreductase yields the protein MEIVVTGPVEEAGLALLTEAGHDVRTVEAEGPSDLASAAVGADALIVAGDVAVTAEVFERASNLQIVGRAGIDVGTIDVPVATEHGVIVANAPEEAVRSVAEYVVGLLFATARGIPQGHVKLKDGYWAKGDILGSELEGKTAGLIGFDDVGQEVGKRLDNLGVDLVVAAPEAADDRIARIGAESVDLETCLERADFLSLHASSDAVPRLGESEFETLGEGYVVNCGDPALLEEAALADAVADGDLHGAALDAVSVEPLPDDSPLRDVEDVIVTPGVAASTVGTTESVSTAIARQVLAAFADEPVENAVNVPAMSPDQYPTIRPYADLAETAGRIAVQLFEGDVDGVEVAYAGEIATETLDPITASALAGVLDSLGLDANAVNAREVADREGIDVDVVTDHGTPDFRSLVTLTVRSGGTELSVEGTQFANGDPRIVRIDDYRVEAVPHGHMLIVRNADAPGVIGYIGTVLGEHDVNIAGMFNSREAFGGEALSVYNLDSRPTDAVLEALNDDERILDTTVVELNGL from the coding sequence ATGGAGATCGTAGTAACGGGGCCGGTCGAGGAGGCCGGACTGGCGCTGCTCACGGAGGCAGGCCACGACGTGCGGACCGTCGAGGCCGAGGGACCATCGGACCTGGCGTCGGCCGCGGTCGGTGCCGACGCACTGATCGTTGCGGGCGACGTGGCGGTGACCGCCGAGGTATTCGAACGCGCCTCGAACCTGCAGATCGTCGGTCGCGCGGGGATCGACGTCGGGACGATCGACGTTCCGGTGGCGACCGAACACGGCGTGATCGTCGCGAACGCGCCGGAGGAGGCGGTTCGATCGGTCGCGGAGTACGTCGTCGGGTTGCTCTTTGCCACGGCCCGCGGGATCCCACAGGGCCACGTCAAACTCAAGGATGGCTACTGGGCGAAAGGGGACATCCTCGGGTCGGAACTGGAAGGCAAGACCGCCGGTCTCATCGGCTTCGACGATGTCGGCCAAGAGGTCGGAAAGCGCCTGGACAATCTCGGCGTGGATCTCGTGGTCGCCGCCCCCGAGGCAGCCGACGACCGGATCGCTCGGATCGGTGCCGAGTCAGTTGATCTCGAGACGTGTCTCGAGCGGGCAGACTTCCTCTCGTTGCACGCCAGCAGCGACGCCGTGCCCCGCCTGGGTGAGTCCGAGTTCGAGACGCTCGGGGAAGGATACGTGGTCAACTGCGGGGACCCGGCACTCCTCGAGGAGGCTGCCCTCGCGGATGCAGTGGCGGACGGCGACCTCCACGGCGCCGCGCTGGACGCTGTCTCTGTCGAGCCACTTCCCGATGACAGCCCACTCCGGGACGTCGAAGACGTCATCGTGACGCCAGGCGTCGCCGCCAGCACCGTCGGCACGACGGAATCGGTGTCGACGGCAATCGCTCGTCAGGTGCTCGCTGCGTTCGCCGACGAACCGGTCGAGAACGCCGTCAACGTCCCGGCGATGTCGCCGGATCAGTACCCGACGATCCGACCGTACGCCGACCTGGCAGAGACGGCCGGCCGGATCGCAGTCCAGCTGTTCGAGGGCGATGTCGACGGCGTGGAGGTGGCCTACGCGGGCGAGATCGCGACAGAGACTCTCGACCCCATCACGGCAAGCGCACTCGCCGGTGTCCTTGATTCCCTCGGGCTCGACGCCAACGCCGTCAACGCCCGAGAAGTCGCTGACCGCGAGGGTATCGATGTCGATGTCGTCACCGATCACGGGACGCCGGACTTCCGGAGTCTGGTTACACTCACCGTCCGTAGCGGTGGGACCGAACTCAGCGTCGAAGGCACGCAGTTCGCCAACGGAGATCCGCGGATCGTCCGCATCGACGACTACCGCGTCGAAGCGGTCCCTCACGGCCACATGCTCATCGTCCGCAACGCCGACGCACCGGGTGTCATCGGCTACATCGGGACCGTCCTCGGCGAGCACGACGTCAACATCGCCGGTATGTTCAACAGCCGCGAGGCGTTCGGCGGCGAAGCCCTGTCAGTGTACAACCTTGACTCCCGGCCGACCGATGCCGTCCTCGAGGCGCTCAACGACGACGAGCGCATCCTCGATACGACGGTCGTCGAACTCAACGGCCTCTGA
- the thrC gene encoding threonine synthase — protein sequence MSYLEITQDEPAESTDGVWLTCIECGETFAPFSGIRYTCDECEGLLEVRYADLPTFEDFGDDETAFHGGVWRYSDALPFEEGVTLPEGNTPLHEVPRLEDEIGVERLRVKHEGMNPTGSFKDRGMTVGVRVAQEVGVDRLACASTGNTSAALSAYGSRAGLQVLVLLPEGKVAAGKIAQASLHGARILEVDGNFDRCLDIVQNLADRGEAYLLNSLNPFRLEGQKTIGLEIMEQFNAEEGGFPDRIVLPVGNAGNTAALYKCFRELETSGAIDESQIPKLTGVQAEGSAPMVEAIEEGWDHIERWDDVETKATAIRIGNPVNAPKALPGIRETDGTAVAVSDDEITDAQRTLAEEGVGVEPASAASIAGLRKLREEGVVDDDERVVCLTTGHLLKDPDAAVEAGTEPEPVPDDTDAVLEHLRS from the coding sequence ATGAGCTATCTGGAGATCACCCAGGACGAACCAGCTGAGTCGACTGACGGCGTCTGGCTGACCTGTATCGAGTGTGGCGAGACCTTCGCGCCGTTTTCGGGGATCCGTTACACCTGCGACGAGTGTGAGGGGTTGCTGGAAGTCCGGTACGCCGACCTGCCGACCTTCGAGGACTTCGGCGACGACGAGACGGCGTTCCACGGCGGCGTCTGGCGGTATAGCGATGCCCTGCCATTCGAAGAGGGCGTGACGCTCCCGGAGGGCAACACCCCGCTGCACGAGGTCCCGCGACTCGAAGACGAAATCGGGGTCGAACGCCTCCGGGTCAAACACGAGGGGATGAACCCGACGGGGAGTTTCAAGGATCGCGGGATGACCGTCGGCGTCCGCGTCGCCCAGGAGGTCGGGGTCGATCGGCTGGCCTGTGCCTCGACGGGGAACACCTCCGCCGCGCTGTCGGCCTACGGGTCACGGGCTGGACTGCAAGTACTCGTCCTCCTTCCGGAGGGGAAAGTCGCAGCCGGGAAGATCGCACAGGCAAGCCTCCACGGCGCACGTATCCTCGAGGTCGACGGCAACTTCGATCGGTGTCTGGACATCGTCCAGAACCTCGCCGACCGCGGCGAGGCCTACCTCCTGAACTCGCTGAACCCCTTCCGACTGGAAGGCCAGAAGACCATCGGCTTGGAGATCATGGAACAGTTCAACGCCGAGGAGGGTGGGTTCCCCGATCGGATCGTCCTGCCGGTCGGCAACGCGGGCAACACCGCCGCGCTGTACAAGTGCTTTCGCGAACTCGAGACCAGCGGCGCGATCGACGAGAGTCAGATCCCGAAACTGACCGGCGTCCAGGCCGAGGGGTCGGCCCCAATGGTCGAGGCCATCGAGGAAGGCTGGGACCACATCGAACGCTGGGACGACGTCGAGACGAAAGCGACGGCGATCCGAATCGGTAACCCGGTGAACGCACCGAAGGCCCTCCCCGGGATCCGCGAAACCGATGGGACGGCCGTCGCCGTCAGCGACGACGAGATCACCGACGCCCAGCGGACGCTCGCCGAGGAGGGAGTCGGAGTCGAACCCGCTTCCGCGGCGTCGATCGCCGGCCTGCGGAAACTCCGTGAGGAGGGCGTCGTCGACGACGACGAGCGGGTGGTCTGTCTGACGACCGGCCACCTCCTGAAGGACCCCGACGCCGCCGTCGAGGCCGGTACCGAACCCGAGCCGGTGCCCGACGACACCGACGCGGTGCTGGAACACTTACGCTCCTGA